A genomic segment from Comamonas terrigena NBRC 13299 encodes:
- a CDS encoding PepSY-associated TM helix domain-containing protein, with translation MTALRSLWLRLHRWLALGLGWVLVLAGLTGALLVVAQPLDRRLHAELFTAPAPSGAATPTALAPLYARLRQEFGDQTTVSFRLPQQPGDSLWATVRGSWNGTLYLNPWTGQEQGRRGATEGFTNTLFKLHSSLLLESTGKAILAWVALAYLVLLVTGLVLWWPRHWAQAWRVELRKNLARSLFDLHRVGGAALGLLLAVSVATGAYMAWRPLAGVINAFAGASPVEPPKLPKLQTAAGPLPSVDALRATAQRALPEGQLRMLQLPAAPTKPVRVRFLVPGEPHPNGVSSVWMDPRTGQVLAVRRWNEVDPGAAAVAVIYPLHTGELGGWLLETAVALGGLVLAGLGISGLWLWWKRRQARQRTQKTLAAAQRLRSQG, from the coding sequence ATGACTGCACTGCGTTCTCTGTGGCTGCGGCTGCACCGCTGGCTGGCCCTGGGCCTGGGCTGGGTGCTGGTGCTGGCCGGCCTGACCGGCGCACTGCTGGTGGTGGCCCAGCCGCTGGACCGCCGGCTGCATGCCGAGCTGTTCACCGCCCCGGCACCGTCCGGCGCGGCCACGCCCACCGCCCTGGCGCCGCTGTACGCCCGGTTGCGGCAGGAGTTTGGCGACCAGACCACCGTCAGCTTCCGTCTGCCCCAGCAGCCCGGCGACAGCCTGTGGGCCACGGTGCGCGGCAGCTGGAACGGCACGCTCTACCTCAACCCCTGGACCGGGCAGGAACAAGGCCGGCGCGGCGCCACCGAGGGCTTTACCAACACCCTGTTCAAGCTGCACAGCAGCCTGCTGCTGGAATCCACGGGCAAGGCCATCCTCGCCTGGGTGGCGCTGGCCTATCTGGTGCTGCTGGTCACCGGCCTGGTGCTGTGGTGGCCCCGGCACTGGGCGCAGGCCTGGCGTGTGGAACTGCGCAAGAACCTGGCCCGCTCCCTGTTCGATCTGCACCGCGTGGGCGGCGCCGCACTGGGGCTGCTGCTGGCCGTCTCCGTGGCCACCGGTGCCTACATGGCCTGGCGCCCGCTGGCCGGCGTGATCAATGCGTTCGCTGGAGCCAGCCCCGTGGAGCCCCCCAAACTGCCCAAGCTCCAGACGGCAGCTGGCCCCCTACCCTCCGTGGATGCCCTGCGGGCAACGGCACAGCGCGCCTTGCCCGAAGGCCAGCTGCGCATGCTGCAGCTGCCTGCGGCGCCCACCAAACCGGTGCGCGTGCGCTTTCTGGTGCCGGGTGAACCCCATCCCAATGGCGTGAGTTCCGTCTGGATGGACCCACGCACCGGTCAGGTACTGGCGGTGCGTCGCTGGAACGAGGTGGATCCGGGCGCCGCTGCCGTGGCCGTGATCTACCCGCTGCACACCGGCGAGCTGGGCGGCTGGCTGCTGGAGACCGCCGTCGCCCTGGGCGGACTGGTGCTGGCCGGCCTGGGCATCAGCGGCCTGTGGCTGTGGTGGAAGCGCCGCCAGGCCCGACAGCGGACCCAGAAGACCCTGGCAGCGGCGCAGCGCCTGCGGTCGCAGGGCTGA
- a CDS encoding LysR family transcriptional regulator, which yields MARRFDHVADVEAFVAVAEQGSFTAGAVSLASTASVLSRAVGRLEARLGQQLLHRTTRRLSLTDTGRLYLEQVRAAFTLLDDAERDAQGDAEALTGCVRISVPTSFGHYRLPALLQPFTAQYPQVRIEVNITNRNVDLAAEGFDLVIRLGPLPDSGLVARKLEDAPLCLVAAPAYLQQMGVPRTLADLPQHRCLPFVMPRTGRLAPWVFRAQGEDVEWLPEAAVTVSDDVLGVVSLAEQGMGICQSYDFIVHSRIADGRLAEVLPQLRGRSRPFSVVYAPHRRQSAAARALIAQLTGQGQGGARQA from the coding sequence ATGGCGCGACGCTTTGATCATGTGGCGGATGTAGAGGCTTTTGTGGCGGTGGCCGAGCAGGGCTCGTTCACGGCGGGTGCGGTGAGTCTGGCGTCGACGGCCTCGGTGCTCAGCCGTGCCGTGGGGCGGCTGGAGGCGCGGCTGGGCCAGCAGTTGCTGCATCGCACCACCCGCCGTCTAAGCTTGACGGACACCGGACGCCTCTATCTGGAACAGGTCCGTGCGGCCTTCACCTTGCTGGACGATGCAGAGCGCGACGCCCAGGGCGACGCCGAGGCACTGACCGGCTGCGTGCGCATCAGCGTGCCCACCAGTTTTGGCCATTACCGGCTGCCGGCGCTGCTGCAGCCGTTCACGGCCCAGTACCCGCAGGTGCGCATCGAGGTGAACATCACCAACCGCAATGTGGATCTGGCAGCCGAAGGCTTTGACCTGGTGATCCGCCTGGGGCCGCTGCCGGACAGCGGTCTGGTGGCGCGCAAGCTGGAGGATGCGCCGCTGTGCCTGGTGGCGGCGCCGGCCTATCTGCAGCAGATGGGGGTGCCACGTACGCTGGCCGATCTGCCGCAGCACCGCTGTCTGCCTTTTGTGATGCCGCGTACCGGCAGGCTGGCGCCCTGGGTGTTCCGTGCCCAGGGCGAGGATGTGGAATGGCTGCCCGAGGCCGCCGTCACGGTGTCGGACGATGTGCTGGGGGTGGTTTCACTGGCAGAGCAGGGCATGGGCATCTGCCAGAGCTATGACTTCATTGTGCACAGTCGCATCGCGGACGGCCGTCTGGCGGAAGTGCTGCCCCAGTTGCGCGGGCGCAGCCGGCCGTTTTCGGTGGTTTACGCGCCGCACCGCCGGCAATCTGCCGCTGCGCGGGCGCTGATTGCCCAACTGACAGGGCAAGGGCAGGGTGGTGCCCGGCAGGCCTGA
- a CDS encoding type 1 glutamine amidotransferase domain-containing protein codes for MHTIPVPTATSTAASPASFAGRPVLFVLTSHARKGDSGEPTGFYLAEVTHPLQQLETAGIPVEFASIQGGEPPVDGLDLQDSTNAHYWADAQFRQAIRTTALLEDVDPARYAAIFFAGGHGAMWDFADSSAVQHVARAIYEAGGAVAAVCHGPAALVNVTLSDGSYLVAGKQLAAFTDSEERAVQLEQVVPFLLASTLVQRGARHLPAADWQPQVVTDGSLVTGQNPQSATGVGQVLRDLIQAR; via the coding sequence ATGCACACCATCCCCGTCCCCACCGCCACTTCCACAGCAGCCAGCCCGGCCTCGTTCGCCGGCCGCCCGGTGCTGTTCGTGTTGACCAGCCACGCTCGCAAAGGCGACTCGGGCGAGCCCACCGGCTTTTACCTGGCCGAAGTCACCCACCCGCTGCAGCAGCTGGAAACGGCAGGCATCCCGGTGGAATTTGCGTCCATCCAGGGTGGAGAGCCACCGGTGGATGGCCTGGATCTGCAGGACAGCACCAACGCCCACTACTGGGCCGATGCGCAGTTCCGCCAAGCCATCCGCACCACCGCACTCCTGGAGGATGTGGACCCCGCGCGCTATGCGGCCATCTTCTTTGCCGGCGGCCATGGAGCGATGTGGGACTTCGCAGACAGCAGCGCCGTCCAACATGTTGCGCGCGCCATCTACGAAGCCGGCGGCGCCGTGGCCGCCGTGTGCCATGGGCCGGCAGCACTGGTCAACGTCACCCTCAGTGATGGCAGCTATCTGGTGGCCGGCAAGCAACTGGCAGCTTTCACCGACAGCGAAGAGCGCGCCGTGCAGCTCGAACAGGTCGTGCCTTTTCTGCTGGCCAGCACGCTGGTGCAGCGTGGTGCCCGGCACCTGCCTGCCGCCGACTGGCAGCCCCAGGTGGTGACCGACGGCAGCCTGGTAACTGGGCAGAACCCGCAGTCGGCCACCGGCGTGGGCCAGGTCCTGCGCGATCTCATACAGGCGCGCTGA
- a CDS encoding L-dopachrome tautomerase-related protein yields the protein MPRHSRLSSTAAVALLLHVFSIASVVHAAAPEQPPTATLERWRSYSGVTWEAPATSRADAAPAPSPHSVGAPIAGIHFDGQGQAFVSTPRLVSAQAPATLSRLDTRVTSGPARLTAFPSISANAVQAAPQQALRNVLGFYVDQRNGWLWALDMGFVAGEAQAPEGAQKVLVIDLASGQTVRRIALDGVADRSGSFLNDIVVDEARRVAYISDSGLRSAPQNQAALIVVDFASGQARRVLHRHPALLPEPGVQVFSHGEEVWPGNPLQLGINGIALSPDRATLYWTVTTGRHAYAIPTAVLHDTAATDAQRAAQIQNLGDVGGNTDGIATDAQGLLYITDVTRNGIVRYNPHRRSMSLLAADDGIRWPDTATFTPGGDLLFTASNLNQHFAGAVQPGQERYELWRLKLSPHR from the coding sequence ATGCCCCGCCACTCTCGTCTGTCGAGCACTGCCGCCGTGGCCCTGCTGCTCCACGTGTTTTCCATTGCTTCTGTCGTCCACGCCGCGGCACCGGAGCAACCACCGACCGCCACGCTGGAACGCTGGCGCAGCTACAGCGGCGTGACCTGGGAGGCGCCTGCGACTTCCCGCGCAGATGCTGCGCCCGCACCATCGCCCCATTCCGTCGGCGCACCCATTGCCGGCATCCATTTCGACGGCCAGGGCCAGGCCTTTGTCAGCACACCGCGCCTGGTATCGGCCCAGGCACCGGCCACCCTCAGCCGCCTGGACACCCGTGTCACCAGCGGCCCGGCGCGTCTCACGGCCTTTCCGTCCATCTCCGCCAATGCCGTGCAGGCCGCGCCACAGCAGGCGCTGCGCAATGTGCTGGGCTTTTATGTGGACCAGCGCAACGGCTGGCTGTGGGCCCTGGACATGGGCTTTGTCGCCGGGGAAGCCCAGGCGCCCGAAGGGGCGCAGAAAGTGCTGGTCATCGACCTGGCCAGCGGCCAGACCGTGCGCCGCATTGCCCTGGATGGCGTGGCCGACCGCAGCGGCAGTTTCTTGAACGACATCGTGGTGGATGAAGCCCGGCGCGTGGCCTATATCTCCGACAGCGGGCTGCGCAGCGCGCCCCAAAACCAGGCCGCGCTGATCGTGGTGGACTTTGCCAGCGGCCAGGCCCGGCGCGTGCTGCACCGCCACCCTGCGCTGCTGCCCGAGCCCGGTGTACAGGTGTTTTCCCATGGCGAAGAAGTCTGGCCCGGCAATCCACTGCAGTTGGGCATCAACGGCATTGCGCTGTCGCCCGACCGAGCCACACTGTACTGGACCGTGACCACCGGCCGCCACGCCTACGCCATTCCCACCGCCGTGCTGCACGACACCGCCGCCACCGATGCGCAGCGCGCCGCACAGATCCAGAACCTGGGCGATGTGGGTGGCAATACCGACGGCATTGCCACCGACGCCCAGGGACTGCTCTACATCACCGATGTGACACGCAACGGCATTGTGCGCTACAACCCGCACCGCCGCAGCATGTCGCTGCTGGCGGCCGACGACGGCATCCGCTGGCCGGATACCGCCACCTTCACGCCGGGTGGCGACCTGCTCTTCACCGCCAGCAATCTGAACCAGCATTTCGCAGGCGCTGTGCAGCCCGGGCAGGAACGCTATGAGCTGTGGCGGCTGAAACTCTCGCCCCACCGTTGA
- a CDS encoding CsgG/HfaB family protein, translating into MRYYLIGALSALMVVAGCGPKSEETNATAASANTPASSSVAPAVPDVGKLESVSTTATGLGKTAGEAMAEAMKMALLQVNGAVVQTESVTAKYGLDVSLNQDSASLRANAFAELVQQKSGGVIQNLKVVSLEEPSLLPPKLYKATIEASIAKFKPSADMQKLKVVIGPVTFGQQHLAMGDRSVPSAQVAAALRQRVSDALMQTGRFAVLDREFSPEIEQELDMIASGQAPSAELAKLSQAASADLVWSARVNTFAYNRHARQLRTSDRELVSYSGGWSLSQKMVNVATRQVTVSDSLRGAAPDRAATTLGTGVDGDKMLADMTDEAANAIVGSILQRTFPVMVVARDGTNVVLSQGGQSIREGSRYAMAAIGKEMKDPQTGQSLGRMESPCCELVIDRVTPNLSYGHLENMRTDLDGIPEGGLQVRNELKQAVVSASAAPAAASSSATKSQSAPAKAPPVKPSAAPAAAEKDDKW; encoded by the coding sequence ATGCGTTACTACCTCATCGGGGCCTTGTCGGCCCTGATGGTGGTGGCCGGCTGTGGCCCCAAGTCTGAAGAGACAAATGCCACAGCGGCCTCTGCCAACACCCCCGCCAGCAGCTCGGTTGCCCCTGCTGTTCCTGATGTAGGCAAACTCGAGAGTGTGAGTACCACGGCCACGGGTCTTGGCAAAACGGCGGGCGAAGCAATGGCTGAGGCCATGAAGATGGCTTTGCTGCAAGTCAACGGTGCCGTTGTACAAACAGAGAGTGTCACGGCCAAATATGGCCTGGATGTCAGTCTGAACCAGGACAGTGCTTCGCTGCGCGCAAATGCATTCGCAGAACTGGTTCAGCAAAAATCAGGCGGCGTGATCCAGAACCTGAAGGTGGTCAGTCTGGAAGAGCCATCGTTGCTGCCTCCCAAACTCTACAAGGCGACGATCGAGGCCAGCATCGCCAAATTCAAGCCTTCTGCAGACATGCAGAAGCTGAAGGTGGTGATCGGTCCCGTGACATTTGGCCAGCAGCATCTGGCGATGGGGGATCGTTCCGTGCCATCGGCCCAGGTGGCGGCCGCATTGCGCCAGCGCGTCAGTGATGCTTTGATGCAGACAGGCCGCTTTGCGGTGCTGGACCGTGAGTTCAGCCCCGAAATCGAGCAAGAGCTGGACATGATTGCGAGCGGACAAGCGCCCAGCGCCGAACTGGCGAAGCTGTCCCAGGCTGCCAGTGCTGATCTGGTATGGAGTGCCCGTGTCAACACCTTTGCCTACAACCGCCACGCTCGCCAGTTGCGCACCAGCGACCGTGAGTTGGTGAGCTATTCGGGCGGTTGGTCCTTGTCGCAGAAGATGGTGAATGTGGCCACACGCCAGGTCACTGTCTCCGACTCGCTGCGGGGTGCTGCGCCAGACCGTGCGGCAACCACCTTGGGAACCGGCGTGGATGGCGACAAGATGCTTGCAGACATGACCGATGAAGCCGCAAACGCCATAGTCGGCTCCATTTTGCAGCGGACTTTCCCCGTCATGGTGGTGGCACGCGACGGCACCAACGTCGTATTGAGCCAAGGCGGGCAATCCATCCGCGAAGGATCTCGCTACGCGATGGCCGCAATAGGCAAGGAAATGAAAGACCCGCAAACCGGCCAAAGTCTGGGACGCATGGAGTCGCCTTGCTGCGAGTTGGTCATTGATCGTGTGACTCCAAACCTCTCCTATGGGCATTTGGAGAATATGCGTACCGATCTGGATGGCATTCCGGAAGGTGGTTTGCAGGTGCGCAATGAACTCAAGCAAGCTGTTGTTTCTGCCAGCGCAGCACCTGCTGCAGCATCTTCCTCGGCAACCAAGTCACAGTCTGCCCCGGCGAAAGCACCGCCTGTAAAGCCAAGCGCTGCGCCTGCGGCAGCTGAGAAAGACGATAAATGGTGA
- a CDS encoding TonB-dependent receptor, with protein sequence MNVLSASTHPAQSRANSSTAAAAVAEPAWTAPLGAGRSRLGGVAFACWCLAIGTAAAHAQTPSAEAGAVTPAPTTVAAQGADAVAAKPASGIESTLHEVEIRSSAWSLEQSALASPVQVLEGEALEARRSATLGETLASEPGVQSTHFGAGASRPVIRGMDGPRVQVLSGGSAVQDASNVSPDHAVMADSMLAEQIEVLRGPSALLYGGAVGGVVNVLDGKIPTAVPENGVQGSAQARYSSADRGKTGAFALTGGQGPLVVHVEGMGRNAQEYRVGRGWDGGSRVGGSYSKGETGSVGLSWVGSEGYLGLAYTRQEARYGLPGHEHVDCHAHGDHLHCHDDHDHDHDHGEGADIPTVDMRSNRWDLRGAWRNPVAGIAAVRLTASKTRYGHEELDEGEVATKFRNRAHDLRLEVEHQPIPGLAGLSGVFGVQSAQRRFSTEGEEATVQPTDTRSWGMFWLERYQVGDWTLQGALRHDRQRIRALETGEEREHSGSSASLGTVWRFQPGWQASLSYTHASRMPTAEELFSDGVHLATNAYERGNSQLGRENSRAWDLGLRKTAGDTTWGVSLYRHQVDGYIYGRTLDVHDGFQLLEYSQADARFTGLEAEMRHRFNANWALRLWGDAVRAERSDGTRLPRIPPARLGAQLQASWQDWKGNVEWVQAARQSRVAPLESPTPGYGLLHAGISYTLRTPQGQPLELFVQGRNLTNRLAYAHTSFIKDAAPLMGRNITLGVKMDF encoded by the coding sequence ATGAACGTTTTGAGTGCATCGACCCATCCGGCCCAATCCCGGGCCAATTCATCCACCGCGGCAGCAGCCGTTGCCGAGCCTGCCTGGACGGCACCGCTGGGGGCAGGGCGCAGCCGTCTGGGCGGCGTGGCGTTCGCCTGCTGGTGCCTGGCGATAGGCACCGCAGCCGCGCATGCGCAGACGCCATCCGCAGAAGCTGGCGCAGTGACTCCTGCTCCCACCACCGTGGCAGCACAGGGTGCCGATGCAGTGGCAGCGAAGCCGGCATCTGGCATTGAATCTACATTACATGAAGTCGAAATTCGATCGAGTGCATGGTCCCTGGAGCAATCAGCGCTGGCGTCACCAGTACAGGTACTGGAAGGCGAGGCCCTGGAGGCACGCCGCAGCGCCACATTGGGTGAGACCCTGGCCAGCGAGCCTGGCGTGCAGTCCACGCATTTCGGCGCAGGTGCCAGCCGACCCGTGATCCGCGGCATGGATGGTCCGCGTGTGCAGGTGCTTAGCGGCGGCAGTGCGGTGCAGGACGCTTCCAATGTCAGTCCCGACCATGCGGTCATGGCCGACTCCATGCTGGCCGAGCAGATCGAGGTGTTGCGCGGCCCGTCCGCCTTGCTCTACGGCGGTGCCGTGGGCGGGGTGGTGAATGTGCTGGACGGCAAGATTCCTACGGCGGTGCCGGAAAACGGCGTGCAGGGCAGCGCCCAGGCGCGCTATAGCTCGGCCGACCGTGGCAAAACCGGTGCGTTCGCGCTGACCGGTGGACAGGGCCCGCTGGTGGTGCATGTGGAAGGCATGGGCCGCAACGCCCAGGAATACCGTGTGGGCCGCGGTTGGGATGGTGGTTCGCGCGTGGGAGGCAGCTACTCCAAGGGCGAAACCGGCAGCGTGGGCCTGAGCTGGGTAGGTAGCGAGGGTTATCTGGGCCTTGCCTACACACGCCAGGAGGCACGTTATGGCTTGCCCGGCCACGAGCATGTGGACTGCCATGCACACGGCGACCACCTGCATTGCCATGACGACCACGATCACGACCATGACCACGGTGAGGGGGCCGACATTCCCACGGTGGACATGCGCAGCAACCGCTGGGACCTGCGCGGTGCCTGGCGCAACCCGGTGGCCGGGATTGCGGCGGTGCGACTGACGGCCAGCAAGACCCGCTATGGCCATGAAGAACTGGACGAAGGCGAAGTCGCCACCAAGTTCCGCAACCGGGCCCACGATCTGCGACTGGAGGTGGAGCACCAGCCCATCCCGGGCCTGGCCGGGTTGAGCGGCGTGTTCGGGGTGCAAAGTGCCCAGCGCCGCTTCAGCACCGAAGGGGAAGAGGCCACGGTCCAGCCCACGGACACGCGCAGCTGGGGCATGTTCTGGCTGGAGCGCTACCAGGTGGGCGACTGGACGCTGCAGGGCGCGCTGCGCCATGACCGCCAGCGCATCCGCGCACTGGAAACCGGGGAGGAGCGCGAGCACAGCGGAAGCTCTGCCTCGCTGGGTACGGTATGGCGTTTCCAGCCCGGCTGGCAGGCCAGCCTGAGCTACACCCATGCCAGCCGCATGCCAACGGCCGAGGAGCTGTTCTCGGACGGCGTGCACCTGGCCACCAACGCCTATGAACGCGGCAACAGCCAGCTGGGCAGGGAAAATTCCCGCGCCTGGGATCTGGGCCTGCGCAAGACGGCGGGTGACACCACCTGGGGCGTGAGCCTGTACCGCCACCAGGTGGATGGCTATATCTACGGCCGCACGCTGGACGTGCACGACGGCTTCCAGTTGCTGGAATACAGCCAGGCCGATGCGCGCTTCACGGGGTTGGAGGCCGAGATGCGCCACCGCTTCAATGCCAACTGGGCGCTGCGTCTGTGGGGCGATGCCGTGCGGGCCGAGCGCTCCGATGGCACCCGCCTGCCGCGCATTCCGCCGGCCCGCCTGGGGGCCCAGTTGCAGGCCAGCTGGCAAGACTGGAAGGGCAATGTGGAGTGGGTGCAGGCGGCCCGCCAGTCGCGCGTGGCGCCGCTGGAGTCGCCCACACCGGGCTACGGCCTGCTGCATGCGGGCATCAGCTACACCTTGCGCACGCCCCAGGGCCAGCCGCTGGAGCTGTTCGTGCAGGGGCGCAACCTGACCAACCGCCTGGCCTATGCGCACACCAGCTTCATCAAGGACGCAGCGCCGCTGATGGGGCGCAACATCACCCTGGGCGTGAAGATGGACTTCTGA
- a CDS encoding transcriptional repressor, translating into MPRPASSLELSLPPGMRATRATRALVALLRSQAASRLSAAEVEAALARLGVAVNRVTVFRALDRLTQAGLLQRRVEDDRITRFQWRSDAGRAQASAAPAPVAQRMPVQFHCLRCAQDLPVDSAAPAMQASVQALAAALEPAAVGQLQAVQLHGLCTPCSAA; encoded by the coding sequence ATGCCCCGCCCAGCTTCTTCCCTGGAATTGTCCTTGCCGCCCGGCATGCGGGCCACCCGTGCCACGCGCGCGCTGGTGGCGTTGCTGCGCAGCCAGGCTGCCAGCCGCCTGTCGGCCGCCGAGGTGGAGGCTGCGCTGGCCCGGCTGGGTGTGGCTGTCAACCGGGTGACCGTGTTTCGCGCACTGGACCGGTTGACCCAGGCCGGGCTGCTGCAGCGCCGGGTGGAGGATGACCGCATCACCCGTTTCCAATGGCGCAGTGATGCAGGGCGGGCCCAGGCCAGTGCTGCGCCGGCGCCTGTGGCCCAGCGCATGCCGGTGCAGTTTCATTGCCTGCGTTGCGCGCAGGACCTTCCCGTGGACAGCGCCGCGCCTGCGATGCAGGCATCGGTACAGGCCCTGGCGGCCGCGCTGGAGCCGGCCGCAGTGGGGCAGCTGCAGGCAGTGCAGTTGCACGGCCTGTGCACACCGTGCAGCGCCGCCTGA
- the msrA gene encoding peptide-methionine (S)-S-oxide reductase MsrA: MTETIYLAGGCFWCTEAVFDRVQGVIDVESGYANGHVDHPRYEQVCEGTTGHAEAVKLVFDPQVIGLRQVLEIFFGTHDPTTLNRQGNDVGTQYRSGVYVTTPAQEQVVQDLLREFGQDKTFGAPVVTEVEPLRSWWPAEAYHQDYFARNPQQGYCAYVVAPKVHKLLATFGRYVKPD, encoded by the coding sequence ATGACTGAAACCATTTATCTGGCAGGCGGCTGTTTCTGGTGCACCGAGGCCGTGTTCGACCGCGTGCAGGGCGTGATCGATGTGGAAAGCGGCTACGCCAACGGCCATGTGGACCATCCACGGTACGAGCAGGTGTGCGAGGGCACCACGGGCCATGCCGAGGCCGTCAAGCTGGTGTTCGACCCGCAGGTGATCGGTCTGCGCCAGGTGCTGGAGATCTTTTTTGGCACGCACGATCCGACCACACTCAACCGCCAGGGCAATGATGTTGGCACGCAGTACCGCAGCGGCGTGTATGTGACCACGCCGGCGCAGGAGCAGGTGGTGCAGGATCTGCTGCGCGAATTCGGGCAGGACAAGACTTTCGGGGCGCCGGTGGTGACGGAAGTCGAGCCGCTGCGCAGCTGGTGGCCGGCCGAGGCCTACCACCAGGATTATTTCGCCCGCAATCCACAGCAGGGCTACTGCGCCTATGTGGTGGCTCCCAAGGTGCACAAGCTGCTGGCCACCTTTGGCCGCTACGTGAAGCCGGACTGA